One Diospyros lotus cultivar Yz01 chromosome 1, ASM1463336v1, whole genome shotgun sequence genomic window carries:
- the LOC127786700 gene encoding uncharacterized protein LOC127786700, translating to MSGTGSTEASSATVSILKRKSNDVGWEYGMLIDPKNMDKVKCKLCSKVMSGGVYRVKEHIGHISGNVSACPKASPDDRAKCKNAIEEARNKKKNKKKEEDLMRSTVNISEKGEGNGDDESQELGSNNPPRTLGPMDKFASSISPEAGSSVKMTQRQQNINKALFKERTQTVREYCARWVYEHGIPFNAIDNDSFKLFVEAVGQFGPGFNPPSQYQLRETLLKGEVDRMKGLLKKHEEEWARNGCSIMTNAWSNRKRRSIMNLCVNSNAGTAFLSSKESSEEAHTSELIFEYVDKCIEQVGPQNVVQVVTDNAACQQYGSGKVIKGEETQYLLDIMCYSHHQFNA from the coding sequence ATGTCTGGAACGGGGAGTACGGAAGCATCGTCCGCTACCGtctcaattcttaaaaggaagtcaaatgatgtGGGGTGGGAGTATGGGATGCTAATTGATCCCAAGAATATGGACAAAGTCAAATGCAAGTTATGCAGTAAGGTGATGTCTGGCGGTGTTTACCGAGTTAAAGAACACATTGGCCACATTTCTGGAAATGTGTCTGCATGTCCAAAAGCTTCTCCAGATGATAGAGCCAAATGCAAGAATGCAATTGAGGAGGCAaggaataaaaagaagaataagaaaaaggaagaagatctGATGAGATCAACAGTCAATATTTCTGAAAAGGGGGAAGGGAATGGTGATGATGAATCGCAAGAATTAGGGAGTAATAACCCACCTCGCACACTTGGCCCTATGGATAAATTTGCAAGTTCTATCAGCCCTGAAGCTGGTTCAAGTGTAAAAATGACACAAAgacaacaaaatatcaataaagCACTCTTTAAAGAGAGGACACAGACAGTCCGTGAATATTGTGCTAGGTGGGTCTATGAGCACGGTATTCCTTTCAATGCCATTGATAATGACAGTTTCAAGTTGTTTGTTGAGGCagttggtcaatttgggccaGGCTTCAATCCTCCTAGTCAATACCAATTGAGGGAAACATTGCTAAAGGGGGAAGTTGACAGGATGAAAGGTTTGttaaagaagcatgaagaagagtgggcaagaaatgggtgctccattatgacaAATGCTTGGAGtaatagaaaaagaaggagcatcatgaacttatgtgttaattctaatgcaggtactgctttcctttcttctaaaGAATCTTCAGAGGAggcacatacaagtgaactcatttttgagtatgtggacaaatgcattgagcaagttgggccacaaaatgtTGTCCAAGTGGTAACTGACAATGCTGCCTGCCAACAATATGGGAGCGGCAAAGTTATTAAAGGTGAAGAGACCCAATATCttttggacatcatgtgctactcacaccatcaatttaATGCTTGA